A stretch of the Rosa rugosa chromosome 5, drRosRugo1.1, whole genome shotgun sequence genome encodes the following:
- the LOC133712290 gene encoding cytochrome P450 CYP749A22-like, with amino-acid sequence MTSLGGLAITLSGFVFLYLLLVALIKIFYKQWWIPTRIKKKMNVQGVTGPPYRLIHGNTKEIANMIKEAMSRPKSLSHDILTLIYPHIYSWSKKYEGKTYLQWYGSQAQLIVMDTELCKEILNDKDRVYRKPKKEGFALRLQGNGLPGIEGEKWAKVRKISMHAFHGESLKTMIPSMIASTETMLKRWTKYEEGKEIEVFEEFRLLTSEVISRTAFGSSYLEGQDIFEMLMSLASFLVKNTYRLRLPGISRIIKIKDEIESEKLVERIHDSIIEIVKKREEQAMTMSGEEDRFGGDFIGLLIKARHDPNVNITVDDVIDECKTFYFAGQETTNTLLAWTILLLALHPEWQEEARREVLQLFGKQTTPNPDGLAKLKTMSMILNETLRLYPPVVSIIRKVEKEVRLGKIIVPANVELQVPNLAFHHDPKLWGEDVHLFKPERFSEGVAKATNNNMVAYLPFGMGPRNCIGFNFATTEAKIALSMILQRYSFTLSPGYVHSPFRYITVRPQHGVQIMLHTL; translated from the exons ATGACTTCTTTGGGAGGCCTAGCAATCACTCTTTCAGGCTTTGTGTTTCTCTACCTTCTTCTTGTAGCTCTCATCAAGATCTTTTACAAACAATGGTGGATTCCGACGCGCATTAAGAAAAAGATGAATGTGCAAGGAGTCACAGGCCCTCCTTACAGACTTATCCACGGGAACACCAAAGAAATCGCCAACATGATAAAGGAAGCAATGAGCAGGCCCAAAAGTTTATCACATGACATACTTACCCTGATTTATCCTCATATTTACTCATGGAGCAAGAAATATG AAGGGAAGACTTATCTTCAATGGTATGGTTCTCAAGCTCAGTTGATAGTTATGGATACCGAGTTGTGCAAAGAGATACTGAATGACAAAGATAGAGTTTATCGAAAACCCAAGAAGGAGGGCTTCGCGTTAAGGCTACAAGGCAATGGCCTTCCGGGAATAGAAGGTGAAAAATGGGCAAAAGTGCGAAAAATTTCCATGCATGCCTTTCATGGAGAGAGCTTAAAA ACTATGATTCCATCAATGATAGCTAGCACTGAGACGATGCTAAAAAGGTGGACAAAATATGAAGAAGGGAAAGAGATTGAGGTGTTCGAAGAATTTCGATTATTGACTTCAGAAGTGATTTCCAGGACAGCATTTGGCAGCAGCTACTTAGAAGGCCAAGACATTTTTGAGATGTTGATGAGCTTAGCCTCCTTTTTGGTAAAAAATACTTACAGACTCAGGCTTCCTGGCATCAG TCGCATTATCAAAATCAAAGATGAGATTGAATCAGAGAAGCTTGTGGAAAGAATACACGATTCCATAATAGAGATTGTTAAGAAAAGAGAAGAGCAGGCCATGACTATGAGCGGTGAAGAAGACAGATTTGGAGGTGATTTTATTGGATTGCTTATAAAGGCTCGTCACGATCCAAATGTGAACATTACAGTGGATGATGTAATTGATGAGTGCAAGACATTTTACTTTGCTGGACAAGAAACCACCAATACATTGCTAGCTTGGACTATCTTACTTCTGGCACTTCATCCTGAGTGGCAAGAGGAAGCAAGAAGAGAAGTTCTGCAATTGTTTGGCAAACAAACAACTCCAAATCCTGATGGCCTTGCCAAACTCAAAACG ATGAGTATGATCCTAAATGAGACTCTAAGGTTATATCCTCCTGTTGTTTCCATCATAAGGAAAGTCGAAAAGGAAGTTAGACTCGGAAAAATCATTGTTCCTGCTAATGTTGAACTGCAGGTCCCAAATCTAGCATTTCATCATGATCCAAAACTTTGGGGAGAAGATGTGCATCTTTTCAAACCAGAGAGGTTCTCAGAAGGGGTTGCTAAAGCTACTAACAATAACATGGTTGCATACTTACCGTTTGgaatgggacctagaaattgtaTTGGATTCAACTTTGCAACCACAGAAGCAAAAATTGCTCTTTCGATGATTCTACAAAGGTACTCCTTCACCCTTTCCCCGGGTTATGTTCACTCACCTTTTAGATATATTACAGTTCGCCCGCAGCATGGAGTTCAAATAATGCTACACACTCTCTGA